From Nitrobacter sp. NHB1, a single genomic window includes:
- a CDS encoding CheR family methyltransferase — MTPLDFEYLRRFLRDRSGLDLAADKQYLVESRLVPLARKAGLSGIGDLVQKIKSGAAALTVDVVEAMTTNETFFFRDKTPFEHLRETMIPALLQARAARRSLRIWCAAGSTGQEPYSIAMCLKEYGPALAGWRTEIVATDLSNEVLEKSRAGLYSQFEVQRGLPIQLLIKYFKQVGELWQINADIRAMVQHRQLNLLQDFSNLGSFDVIFCRNVLIYFDQETKIGIFTRLAKQMEGDGFLTLGAAETVVGLTDVFKPHPDKRGLYRPNRVRAPSLVPGMPSPKAAARA, encoded by the coding sequence ACCTGCGCAGGTTTCTGAGGGATCGGTCCGGACTCGATCTCGCCGCCGACAAGCAATATCTGGTCGAGAGCCGGCTGGTTCCGCTCGCGCGCAAGGCCGGCCTTTCGGGCATCGGCGACCTCGTGCAGAAAATAAAGAGCGGCGCCGCTGCGCTGACGGTCGACGTCGTCGAGGCGATGACCACCAACGAAACCTTCTTCTTTCGCGACAAAACGCCGTTCGAGCATCTGCGCGAGACCATGATTCCGGCGCTGTTGCAGGCCCGTGCGGCTCGCCGCAGTCTGCGGATCTGGTGCGCCGCCGGATCGACCGGGCAGGAGCCGTACTCGATCGCGATGTGCCTCAAGGAATACGGTCCGGCGCTGGCGGGCTGGCGCACCGAGATCGTCGCCACCGATCTGTCGAACGAGGTGCTCGAAAAGTCGCGGGCCGGTCTCTACAGTCAGTTCGAGGTGCAGCGCGGGTTGCCCATTCAGTTGCTGATCAAATATTTCAAGCAGGTCGGCGAGCTTTGGCAGATCAATGCCGACATTCGCGCGATGGTTCAGCACCGCCAGCTCAACCTGTTGCAGGATTTTTCCAACCTCGGCAGCTTCGACGTGATCTTCTGCCGCAACGTGCTGATCTATTTCGATCAGGAGACCAAGATCGGCATCTTCACGCGGCTTGCGAAGCAGATGGAAGGCGATGGTTTCCTCACGCTCGGCGCCGCGGAAACAGTGGTCGGGCTGACGGACGTGTTCAAGCCTCATCCGGACAAGCGCGGTCTCTATCGGCCCAATCGCGTTCGCGCGCCGTCGCTGGTGCCGGGAATGCCGTCACCCAAAGCGGCCGCTCGCGCATAG
- the ctrA gene encoding response regulator transcription factor CtrA gives MRVLLIEDDSAVAQSIELMLKSESFNVYTTDLGEEGVDLGKLYDYDIILLDLNLPDMSGYDVLKQLRVSKIKTPILILSGLAGIEDKVKGLGVGADDYMTKPFHKDELVARIHAIVRRSKGHAQSVIQTGDLVVNLDTKTVEVGGQRVHLTGKEYQMLELLSLRKGTTLTKEMFLNHLYGGMDEPELKIIDVFICKLRKKLANASDGRNFIETVWGRGYVLREPHEDEVRIPA, from the coding sequence ATGCGCGTTTTGCTGATTGAGGATGACAGCGCCGTCGCGCAGTCGATCGAGCTGATGCTCAAGTCCGAGAGTTTCAACGTCTACACGACGGATCTCGGCGAGGAAGGCGTCGATCTAGGCAAACTGTACGACTACGACATCATCCTTCTCGATCTCAACCTGCCCGACATGTCCGGCTACGACGTGCTCAAGCAGCTCCGCGTCTCCAAAATCAAAACACCCATTCTGATCCTCTCCGGCCTCGCCGGCATCGAGGACAAGGTCAAGGGTCTCGGCGTCGGCGCCGACGACTACATGACAAAGCCCTTCCACAAGGACGAGCTGGTGGCCCGCATCCATGCGATCGTGCGCCGCTCCAAGGGCCATGCCCAGTCGGTGATCCAGACCGGCGATCTCGTGGTCAATCTCGACACCAAGACGGTGGAAGTCGGCGGCCAGCGCGTCCACCTGACGGGCAAGGAATACCAGATGCTGGAGCTGCTCAGCTTGCGCAAGGGCACCACGCTGACCAAGGAAATGTTCCTCAACCACCTCTATGGCGGCATGGACGAGCCCGAGCTGAAGATCATCGACGTCTTCATCTGCAAGCTGCGCAAGAAGCTCGCCAACGCCTCCGACGGCCGCAACTTCATCGAGACCGTGTGGGGCCGCGGCTACGTGCTGCGCGAACCGCACGAGGACGAAGTTCGCATCCCGGCCTGA
- the fliI gene encoding flagellar protein export ATPase FliI, whose translation MKGLAEQVGDIECVNIYGRVVGVRGLMVEIAGPIHAMSVGARIVIETGGGRVIPAEVVGFNGDNAVAMPFAGLDGVRRGCRAVIANASSQVRPAASWLGRVLNAMGEPIDGKGALPQGAVPVPFRNSPPPAHSRMRVGKPLDLGVRALNTFLTCCRGQRLGIFAGSGVGKSVLLSMLARNADADISVIGLVGERGREVQEFLQDDLGEDGLARSVVVVATSDEPALMRRQAAYLTLAVAEYFRDEGKDVMCLMDSVTRFAMAQREIGLSTGEPPTTKGYTPTVFTELPRLLERAGPGAAGKGTITGIFTVLVDGDDHNEPVADAVRGILDGHIVMQRAIAERGRYPAINVLKSVSRTMPKSADPAFLPVITRGRQVMATFSDMEELIRLGAYRTGSNAEVDEAIRLNPLLEDFLRQAKDEVTSIEDGYRRLQQILKTLETES comes from the coding sequence GTGAAGGGCCTGGCCGAACAGGTCGGCGATATCGAGTGCGTCAATATTTATGGCCGTGTGGTTGGCGTGCGCGGGCTGATGGTCGAGATAGCCGGCCCGATCCATGCGATGTCGGTCGGCGCCCGCATCGTGATCGAGACCGGCGGCGGCCGTGTCATCCCCGCGGAGGTGGTCGGCTTCAACGGCGACAATGCCGTGGCCATGCCGTTCGCCGGCCTTGACGGTGTGCGGCGCGGCTGCCGCGCCGTGATCGCCAATGCCTCCAGCCAGGTGCGCCCGGCCGCCTCCTGGCTCGGCCGCGTGCTCAACGCCATGGGCGAGCCGATCGACGGCAAGGGAGCGTTGCCGCAGGGGGCGGTGCCGGTGCCGTTCCGCAATTCGCCGCCGCCGGCGCATTCGCGCATGCGGGTTGGCAAACCGCTCGATCTCGGTGTTCGCGCGCTGAACACGTTTCTGACCTGCTGCCGCGGCCAGCGGCTCGGTATCTTCGCCGGCTCCGGCGTCGGCAAATCGGTGCTGCTGTCGATGCTGGCGCGCAACGCGGACGCCGACATTTCGGTGATCGGGCTGGTCGGCGAACGCGGCCGCGAGGTGCAGGAATTCCTGCAGGACGACCTTGGCGAGGACGGGCTCGCACGATCGGTCGTCGTGGTCGCGACCTCCGACGAGCCCGCTTTGATGCGGCGGCAGGCGGCCTATTTGACCCTGGCCGTCGCGGAATATTTCCGCGACGAGGGCAAGGATGTCATGTGCCTGATGGATTCGGTGACGCGGTTTGCGATGGCGCAGCGCGAAATCGGATTGTCGACCGGCGAGCCGCCGACCACGAAGGGGTACACGCCGACCGTGTTCACCGAACTGCCGAGGCTTCTGGAGCGCGCCGGTCCCGGCGCCGCCGGCAAGGGAACCATTACCGGCATTTTCACGGTGCTGGTGGACGGTGACGATCACAACGAGCCGGTGGCCGACGCAGTGCGCGGCATTCTCGATGGCCACATCGTGATGCAGCGTGCCATCGCCGAGCGCGGCCGCTACCCCGCGATCAACGTTCTGAAGTCGGTGTCGCGCACCATGCCGAAATCCGCCGATCCTGCCTTCCTGCCCGTCATCACCCGCGGGCGGCAGGTGATGGCCACCTTTTCCGACATGGAGGAACTGATCCGCCTCGGCGCCTACCGGACCGGTTCCAACGCCGAGGTCGACGAGGCGATCCGGTTGAATCCGCTCCTGGAAGATTTTCTGCGCCAGGCCAAGGACGAGGTAACCAGCATTGAGGACGGCTATCGGCGGTTGCAGCAAATCCTTAAGACCTTGGAAACGGAAAGCTAA
- the fliJ gene encoding flagellar export protein FliJ — translation MKSRETLIRLKKFQVEEKRRRVAQIESMIADFQRMSVDLEREIEIEQDRAGIDDPAHFAYPTYAKAAIQRRENLTRSADELRVQLEDAKLGLAEAFEELKKVELLDERDQARERAEENAREQADLDSIGLMRARMGVIA, via the coding sequence ATGAAGTCACGTGAAACGCTGATCCGCCTGAAGAAATTCCAGGTCGAGGAAAAGCGACGGAGGGTGGCTCAGATCGAGAGCATGATCGCTGACTTCCAGCGCATGTCGGTGGATCTGGAGCGTGAAATCGAAATCGAGCAGGATCGTGCCGGGATCGACGATCCCGCGCATTTCGCCTATCCGACCTATGCCAAGGCGGCGATCCAGCGTCGCGAAAACCTGACCCGCTCGGCGGACGAACTGCGCGTTCAGCTTGAAGACGCCAAGCTGGGTCTCGCTGAGGCCTTCGAGGAACTGAAGAAGGTCGAATTGCTCGACGAACGCGACCAGGCGCGCGAGCGCGCGGAAGAGAATGCCCGCGAGCAGGCCGATCTTGACAGCATCGGCCTGATGCGGGCGCGCATGGGCGTCATCGCCTGA
- the flhA gene encoding flagellar biosynthesis protein FlhA, producing the protein MDASAVPHFRNGGPSAAAQTLGARERHSREETATTMGITAGQDAGASASGFPSLGEIGTMLRRGDLALAFGVLTILVVLILPLPSVVLDLFLAISITLSILILMTALFIQTPLEFSSFPTVLLIATMLRLSLNLASTRLILSHGHEGSAAAGHVIEAFGNFVMGGNFVIGIIVFAILVIVNFVVITKGSGRIAEVAARFQLDSMPGKQMAIDADLSAGLIDEKTAKERRKALEDESGFFGAMDGASKFVRGDAVAGLLVVFINIIGGMIIGIAQQGLSFGDAARSYTLLTVGDGLVTQIPALIVSTAAGLLVSKAAVTGAADKALMKQLSGYPQALGMSAGVMLVLGLLPGIPMLPFLALGGGAAALAWTSRKRHRIAAAEAKAAATPDAATAAAAAAAAEEPISTALKIDDLKIELGYALLPLVNGPDGQDRLTEQIKALRRSLAIEMGFVMPAVRILDNVQLEANTYIIKIKEVDAGSGRIWPNQYMVMDPGGDQVDVPGIHTTEPTFGLPATWVDASLKEEASLKGYTVVDAATVVSTHLTELLKTNMSDLLSYGEVQKLLKDLPKEQGELVKDIVPSQITVSGIQRVLQLLLAERISVRDLSTILEGIADALAFSRNPATLVEHVRARLARQICAQNTSANGYLPLVALSAKWEQAFAESIIGQGEERSLAMQPSKLSEFMTAVRDRFEQAAREGEAPVLVTSAAIRPFVRSLVERFRAQTPVLSQAEIHPRARLKTVGSI; encoded by the coding sequence GTGGACGCCAGTGCGGTGCCTCACTTTCGGAACGGCGGCCCCTCGGCCGCCGCGCAGACGTTGGGCGCGCGCGAGCGGCATTCGCGGGAAGAAACGGCGACGACGATGGGCATCACGGCGGGTCAGGATGCGGGCGCCTCAGCCTCGGGTTTTCCGAGCCTGGGCGAAATCGGGACCATGCTGCGGCGCGGCGACCTCGCGCTCGCCTTCGGCGTCCTGACGATCCTTGTCGTCCTGATCCTGCCGCTGCCGTCGGTGGTCCTCGACCTCTTTCTGGCGATCTCGATCACGCTGTCGATCCTGATCCTGATGACCGCGCTGTTCATCCAGACGCCGCTGGAATTCTCCTCCTTCCCGACCGTGCTGCTGATTGCGACCATGCTGCGGCTGTCGCTCAACCTCGCCTCGACGCGGCTGATCCTGTCGCACGGGCATGAAGGCTCGGCCGCCGCCGGCCACGTCATCGAGGCCTTCGGCAACTTTGTGATGGGCGGCAACTTCGTCATCGGCATCATCGTGTTCGCGATCCTGGTGATCGTGAACTTCGTGGTCATCACCAAGGGTTCGGGCCGCATCGCCGAGGTCGCGGCGCGCTTCCAGCTCGACTCCATGCCCGGCAAGCAGATGGCAATCGACGCCGACCTCTCCGCCGGCCTGATCGACGAAAAGACCGCCAAGGAACGCCGCAAGGCGCTGGAGGACGAAAGCGGCTTCTTCGGCGCCATGGACGGCGCCTCGAAGTTCGTGCGCGGCGATGCGGTCGCCGGCCTGCTCGTCGTCTTCATCAACATCATCGGCGGCATGATTATCGGCATCGCGCAGCAGGGCCTGAGCTTCGGCGACGCCGCGCGCAGCTACACCCTGCTGACCGTCGGCGACGGCCTCGTCACGCAGATCCCGGCGCTGATCGTCTCGACCGCAGCCGGCCTTCTGGTCTCCAAGGCCGCCGTCACGGGCGCCGCCGACAAGGCGCTGATGAAGCAGCTTTCCGGCTATCCGCAGGCGCTCGGCATGTCGGCCGGGGTGATGCTGGTGCTGGGACTGCTGCCGGGTATTCCGATGCTGCCGTTCCTCGCGCTCGGCGGCGGCGCCGCGGCGCTGGCCTGGACCTCGCGAAAGCGTCACCGCATCGCGGCCGCGGAGGCCAAGGCCGCGGCGACGCCCGACGCCGCAACAGCAGCGGCGGCCGCGGCCGCTGCGGAGGAGCCGATCTCGACCGCGCTGAAGATCGACGATCTCAAGATCGAACTGGGCTATGCGCTGCTGCCGCTGGTCAACGGACCAGACGGCCAGGATCGCCTCACCGAGCAGATCAAGGCACTGCGCCGCTCGCTCGCGATCGAGATGGGATTCGTGATGCCGGCGGTGCGGATTCTCGACAACGTGCAACTCGAGGCTAACACCTACATCATCAAGATCAAGGAGGTCGACGCCGGCTCGGGCCGGATCTGGCCGAACCAATACATGGTGATGGATCCCGGCGGCGATCAGGTCGACGTCCCCGGCATTCACACCACCGAACCGACCTTCGGCCTGCCGGCGACATGGGTCGATGCCTCGCTGAAGGAAGAGGCCTCGCTGAAGGGCTATACCGTGGTCGATGCAGCGACCGTGGTTTCGACCCACCTCACCGAACTGCTCAAGACCAATATGTCGGACCTGCTCTCCTACGGCGAGGTGCAAAAGCTTTTGAAGGATCTGCCGAAGGAACAGGGCGAACTGGTCAAGGACATCGTTCCGAGCCAGATCACGGTCTCCGGCATCCAGCGCGTGCTGCAACTCCTGCTCGCCGAGCGCATCTCGGTCCGCGATCTCTCCACCATCCTCGAAGGCATCGCCGACGCGCTGGCGTTCTCGCGCAATCCGGCGACGCTGGTCGAGCACGTTCGCGCCCGTCTCGCGCGCCAGATCTGCGCCCAGAACACCTCAGCCAACGGCTACCTGCCGCTGGTCGCGCTGTCGGCGAAATGGGAGCAGGCCTTTGCCGAATCCATCATCGGCCAGGGCGAAGAACGCAGCCTCGCGATGCAGCCCTCGAAGCTGTCCGAATTCATGACCGCGGTGCGCGACCGCTTCGAACAGGCCGCCCGCGAAGGCGAAGCGCCGGTGCTGGTGACCTCGGCCGCGATCCGGCCATTCGTCCGCTCGCTGGTCGAGCGGTTCCGTGCCCAGACCCCCGTGCTGTCGCAGGCCGAAATCCATCCGCGCGCCCGGCTCAAGACCGTCGGCAGCATCTGA
- a CDS encoding FABP family protein — MQKETRGPQKLGPLTPLVGEWEGDVGVDLSYHNKDDQTSETTYFEKAWFKPIPIQENGRQELWGLNYGMTAWRHGEEAMDPFHDELGFLLWDKAHGEIMRTVVFGRGIAILAGSSAKPHDRTLTFNATPGAPHYGVLQNKYLLKRAEIRDFKSAFEINDDGTVSYVSDLLLKLAATGEEMHHTDRNTLHRVRRYHPSAEHN, encoded by the coding sequence ATGCAAAAAGAAACTCGTGGCCCACAGAAACTGGGACCGCTAACGCCGCTGGTCGGTGAATGGGAAGGCGATGTCGGAGTTGACCTTTCATATCACAACAAGGATGACCAGACGAGTGAAACCACTTACTTCGAGAAAGCTTGGTTCAAGCCGATTCCGATCCAGGAGAACGGCCGTCAGGAATTGTGGGGCCTCAACTACGGCATGACCGCGTGGCGCCATGGCGAGGAGGCGATGGATCCGTTCCACGATGAACTCGGCTTCCTGCTGTGGGATAAGGCGCATGGCGAAATCATGCGCACGGTCGTGTTCGGGCGCGGAATCGCGATCCTTGCTGGCAGCAGTGCCAAGCCACATGACAGGACCCTGACGTTCAATGCTACGCCGGGAGCGCCGCATTACGGGGTCCTGCAGAACAAGTATCTGCTCAAGCGTGCAGAAATCCGCGATTTCAAGAGCGCCTTCGAGATCAACGATGACGGCACCGTCAGCTATGTGTCCGATTTGCTCCTTAAACTCGCTGCCACAGGCGAGGAAATGCATCACACGGACAGGAATACGCTGCATCGTGTCAGGCGCTATCACCCCAGTGCCGAACATAACTGA
- a CDS encoding efflux transporter outer membrane subunit produces MSGLLFVSQVLTGCAVGPDFKPQAPPDTNSYLSDPAGDRVPGHPIVHNAEIPPQWWELFRSPALNRIVEDGIEHNSDLAAAEAAVRVAQANALVQRGALFPSIAGNFDATRQQVAVQLASPLESGANIFNLHTGQVTVSYVADVWGGTRRMVESADAQAEMRAFQREGVYLTLASNIALAAIEEGRLRGQIAATRRVVGLQSEVLKLLKRQQEQGQIALTDVAAQETAVAQTRLLLPPLEKQLAQQRHLLSFLTGRLSSDAPGETFNLSSFRMPRRLPLSLPADLVRQRPDIRAAEANLHATNATIGVAIANRLPQISLTGNVGAAAARFADLATPGAGLWMLAGSAAQTIFDAGALENKQRAAEEETNQSLAQYRSTVLAAFQNVADVLRALQAGTRAISAATDAERSASESIALVRKQVDQGQISVPLLLAAQQAYLQTSLARLDAQAAQLANTVALFQALGGGWWNRDDHSKPDRSL; encoded by the coding sequence GTGTCCGGATTACTTTTCGTCTCGCAGGTGCTGACAGGTTGTGCGGTCGGGCCTGATTTCAAGCCTCAAGCGCCGCCGGATACCAACAGCTATCTTTCCGACCCGGCCGGGGATCGCGTACCGGGGCATCCGATTGTGCACAACGCGGAAATCCCTCCCCAGTGGTGGGAGTTGTTTCGTTCTCCCGCGCTGAACCGCATCGTGGAAGATGGTATCGAGCACAATTCGGACCTCGCTGCCGCGGAAGCCGCGGTCAGAGTCGCGCAAGCTAACGCGCTGGTTCAACGCGGCGCGCTTTTTCCCAGCATTGCGGGAAATTTCGATGCGACGCGTCAGCAGGTGGCGGTCCAACTAGCGTCTCCGCTTGAGTCCGGCGCAAACATCTTCAATCTGCATACTGGCCAGGTGACCGTTTCTTACGTCGCCGATGTGTGGGGCGGGACACGTCGCATGGTCGAGTCCGCAGATGCACAGGCCGAAATGCGCGCGTTCCAGCGCGAAGGGGTCTACCTGACGTTGGCAAGCAACATTGCACTCGCTGCGATCGAGGAAGGCCGGCTGCGCGGACAGATCGCGGCAACCCGTCGGGTCGTTGGTTTGCAGTCCGAGGTCTTGAAGCTATTGAAGCGGCAACAAGAGCAAGGGCAGATCGCCCTGACCGATGTTGCCGCACAGGAAACCGCGGTTGCGCAGACCAGGCTTCTGTTGCCGCCGCTCGAAAAGCAGCTCGCGCAGCAGCGTCATCTGTTGTCGTTTTTGACCGGACGCCTGTCGAGCGACGCTCCGGGGGAGACTTTCAATCTCAGTTCGTTTCGGATGCCGCGCCGTCTTCCTCTTAGTCTTCCGGCTGATCTCGTAAGACAGCGCCCCGACATTCGTGCCGCTGAAGCCAATCTCCATGCCACCAATGCAACGATAGGGGTCGCGATCGCCAATCGTCTGCCGCAGATTTCCCTGACCGGCAATGTCGGCGCCGCAGCCGCCCGATTTGCGGACCTGGCCACGCCGGGAGCGGGGCTCTGGATGTTGGCCGGAAGCGCTGCGCAGACCATTTTCGATGCGGGAGCACTGGAAAACAAGCAGCGCGCGGCGGAAGAGGAAACCAATCAGTCTCTCGCCCAGTATCGCAGCACGGTTCTCGCAGCGTTTCAGAATGTCGCGGACGTATTGCGGGCTCTTCAGGCAGGCACGCGCGCGATCAGCGCCGCCACAGATGCGGAACGATCCGCATCCGAGAGCATTGCGTTGGTGCGCAAACAAGTGGATCAAGGCCAGATCAGCGTGCCGCTGCTTCTGGCCGCGCAGCAGGCGTATCTGCAGACATCGCTTGCCCGCCTCGATGCGCAGGCCGCGCAATTAGCCAATACGGTCGCGCTGTTTCAGGCTCTTGGGGGTGGGTGGTGGAACAGGGACGATCACAGCAAACCTGATCGATCCCTTTAA
- a CDS encoding efflux RND transporter permease subunit codes for MINPIVAFALRQRVLMLVMFIMTLAGGIAAFRVLNIEAYPDPVPPMVDVITQSAGLSAEEIERYITIPIETQLSGVPNLHVMRTISLYGLSDVKLQFTYDYTYDQALQHVLNRLSQLSGLPDGVQPTISPVSPIGEIYRYRLVGPPGYSVLDLKTLQDWVLQRRFRAVPGIVDVVGWGGKTKTYELQVDLDKLIAHNLTLSQLLQTLRSSNLNVGGNIVDLGTQSAVVRGVGLIRSIDDINNTMLTQAGGNPVLIRDVATVIVGHRPRLGIAGQDNDDDIVEGIVLMRRGQQSTPTIERVKAEVEHINTSGILPPGVRIERIYDRQDLIDTTTHTVLHNMVFGILLIFALQWLFLGNLRSALIVGATIPFALFFAVGIMVLRGESANLLSVGAIDFGLIVDATVIMVERIFRQLGHDAPAPSSVSGKSSGFSARLFAIYTASISVNRSIMFATGIIIAGFIPLFTMTGVEGHIFGPMAKTYAYAIAGGLIATFTVTPALSALLLPKHVEETETWLVRTLHRFYSPALRLAVANRRLTAVLALAVFILALVAMRFLGLEFLPKLEEGNLWVRATMPATISLQEGNGYANRMRKVIRSFPEVETVVTQHGRPDDGTDATGFFNVEFFTPLKPVSQWPPGLDKEKLTEEIQARLNAEFPGIEFNFSQYLQDNVAEQVSGVKGENAIKIFGNDLQELTDTADKIKAVLATVPGIADLGVFTSLGQPTIQIDIDRERAARYGLSPGDINSTIRTAIGGESAGDVYEPGSDRHFPIVVRLAPQYRQSAEAISKLTIGAPGPKGVTQIPLSEVASIRLVSGPSYIYREQQQRYLPIKFSVRDRDLGSTIEEAKQRIAQEVQLPAGTHLEWVGEFRNLQEAIGRLQIVVPFSLAIIGLLLWINFTSVRDMLLAMSVIPMAVIGGIFALFVTQIPFSVSAAIGFIALFGISVMNGILILSQYNQLIESGLQRIDAIVQAGEAQMRPVLMTCVIAGIGLLPAAMSTGIGSQVQKPLAVVVVGGMTVAPLVILIVLPVLISLFSRRKIVAEATESALEPAE; via the coding sequence ATGATCAATCCGATCGTCGCGTTTGCGTTGAGACAGCGCGTTCTGATGCTGGTCATGTTCATCATGACGCTGGCCGGCGGGATCGCCGCGTTTAGGGTCCTGAATATCGAGGCCTATCCCGATCCCGTCCCCCCGATGGTGGATGTGATCACTCAAAGCGCGGGGCTTTCGGCCGAAGAAATCGAACGTTACATCACGATTCCGATCGAAACGCAGCTCTCCGGCGTGCCGAACCTCCATGTGATGAGAACCATCTCTCTTTACGGCCTGTCGGACGTCAAGCTGCAGTTTACCTATGACTATACCTACGACCAGGCGCTCCAGCATGTGCTCAACCGCCTGTCGCAGCTCTCCGGGTTACCGGACGGCGTTCAACCAACCATCAGCCCGGTCAGTCCGATTGGTGAAATCTATCGCTACAGGCTGGTCGGCCCGCCGGGCTATAGCGTGCTCGATCTGAAGACCCTTCAGGACTGGGTTTTGCAACGCCGTTTCCGCGCCGTTCCCGGCATTGTGGATGTCGTTGGCTGGGGAGGAAAGACCAAGACCTACGAATTGCAGGTCGACCTCGACAAGCTCATCGCCCACAACCTCACACTGTCGCAATTGCTGCAGACGTTGCGCAGCAGCAACCTGAATGTCGGCGGAAACATCGTCGATCTCGGCACGCAGTCGGCGGTCGTTCGCGGTGTTGGCCTTATTCGGTCGATCGACGACATCAACAATACCATGCTGACCCAGGCCGGCGGCAATCCGGTGCTGATCCGCGATGTCGCCACGGTGATCGTCGGCCATCGACCCCGCCTCGGTATTGCAGGCCAGGACAACGACGACGATATTGTCGAGGGTATCGTGCTGATGCGCCGCGGCCAGCAAAGCACCCCCACGATCGAGCGGGTGAAGGCGGAAGTCGAGCACATCAATACCTCCGGCATTCTGCCACCGGGTGTTCGAATCGAGCGCATCTACGACCGTCAGGACCTGATCGACACGACGACTCATACTGTCCTGCACAATATGGTGTTCGGCATTCTGTTGATCTTCGCATTGCAGTGGCTGTTTCTCGGCAATCTTCGCAGCGCCCTGATCGTAGGTGCAACGATTCCGTTCGCGCTGTTTTTCGCTGTCGGCATCATGGTTTTGCGCGGAGAGTCCGCCAACCTGTTGTCCGTCGGAGCGATCGATTTCGGCCTGATCGTCGATGCCACCGTCATCATGGTGGAGCGGATATTCCGGCAACTCGGACATGATGCTCCCGCTCCGTCATCGGTGAGCGGAAAATCATCCGGGTTCAGCGCACGGCTGTTCGCCATCTACACGGCGAGCATCAGCGTCAATCGCTCGATCATGTTCGCGACCGGAATCATTATCGCAGGATTTATTCCGCTGTTCACCATGACCGGCGTGGAGGGACATATCTTCGGCCCGATGGCGAAGACCTATGCTTACGCGATTGCCGGAGGATTGATCGCGACATTCACCGTGACTCCCGCGCTCAGTGCACTTCTGCTGCCCAAGCATGTCGAGGAAACTGAAACGTGGCTGGTGCGGACGCTTCATCGCTTTTACAGCCCGGCTCTGCGGCTCGCTGTCGCGAACCGGAGGTTGACGGCCGTTCTGGCGCTGGCGGTGTTTATTCTGGCGCTCGTCGCGATGCGCTTTCTGGGACTGGAATTTCTCCCCAAGCTGGAAGAAGGCAATCTCTGGGTGCGGGCCACGATGCCGGCGACGATCTCGCTTCAGGAAGGGAATGGCTACGCGAACCGTATGCGCAAGGTGATCCGCAGTTTCCCCGAAGTGGAAACGGTCGTCACCCAGCACGGCCGCCCGGATGACGGAACGGATGCCACGGGCTTCTTCAATGTCGAATTCTTCACGCCGCTGAAGCCGGTCAGCCAGTGGCCTCCCGGACTGGACAAGGAAAAGCTGACGGAGGAAATCCAGGCCCGGCTCAACGCGGAATTTCCTGGGATCGAGTTCAATTTCTCGCAGTACTTGCAGGACAATGTAGCCGAACAGGTGTCAGGCGTGAAAGGCGAAAATGCGATCAAGATTTTCGGCAACGACTTGCAGGAACTGACGGATACGGCCGACAAAATCAAGGCGGTGCTGGCCACTGTGCCGGGGATAGCGGACCTCGGCGTATTCACGTCGCTCGGTCAGCCAACCATACAGATCGATATCGACCGCGAGCGCGCCGCGCGCTACGGGTTGTCGCCCGGCGACATCAATTCGACGATCCGGACCGCTATCGGCGGTGAATCCGCCGGCGATGTCTACGAACCGGGAAGTGATCGGCACTTCCCGATCGTCGTCCGGCTTGCCCCGCAATATCGTCAAAGCGCGGAAGCCATCAGCAAGCTGACGATCGGCGCACCGGGGCCGAAAGGAGTTACGCAGATTCCGTTGAGCGAGGTGGCAAGCATCCGGCTCGTCTCAGGCCCGTCATATATCTACCGGGAGCAGCAACAGCGCTACTTGCCGATCAAGTTCAGTGTTCGTGATCGCGATCTGGGCAGCACCATCGAGGAGGCTAAACAGCGGATCGCGCAGGAAGTGCAATTGCCGGCCGGAACCCATCTCGAATGGGTCGGCGAATTCCGCAATCTGCAGGAGGCGATCGGACGGCTGCAGATTGTCGTGCCGTTCAGTCTTGCCATTATCGGGCTATTGCTTTGGATCAATTTCACGTCCGTGCGCGATATGCTGCTTGCAATGAGCGTCATTCCGATGGCCGTGATCGGCGGCATCTTTGCGCTGTTCGTGACCCAGATTCCGTTCAGCGTCTCGGCGGCTATCGGCTTCATCGCGCTGTTCGGCATTTCGGTGATGAACGGCATCTTGATCCTGTCGCAGTACAACCAACTCATCGAGTCGGGCCTGCAGCGGATCGACGCGATCGTGCAGGCGGGTGAGGCTCAAATGCGCCCGGTCCTGATGACGTGCGTCATTGCGGGAATCGGCCTGTTGCCGGCCGCGATGTCCACTGGAATCGGATCGCAGGTGCAGAAGCCGCTCGCGGTCGTGGTGGTCGGCGGAATGACGGTTGCTCCGCTTGTCATCCTCATCGTATTGCCCGTTCTGATCTCGCTATTTTCTCGTCGAAAAATAGTGGCTGAAGCTACCGAATCGGCACTTGAACCGGCAGAATAG